From Ptychodera flava strain L36383 chromosome 9, AS_Pfla_20210202, whole genome shotgun sequence:
ACTTGTAATATAAAAAGTCAGCCAATTTATCAAGGTTATACacacatttcaaacttttgaatTTGGAGGGGAGGGAGCCTAAGGGGAAGGTCACATTTTAGGAAAGGGGCATCAGGGGGAAGGTCATGGGGCACCagaggggggggtcacattttacatgattGCCCACCCTCAATTTCCTTCGGCCTACCCCCTCATAATAACTGAAGGCCCCCTTAGTATAATCAACCCCTGTGTGCACCTAGGGGCATGTGGCGCTTTGGTTAAGCTTAAGCTAAACTACGGGGGACTGCGCAAAAGGTTCAAATATTAATGTTGaagtgtttcactttcgaggcgcgcaCTACCTAAAGCATTTATGCCTCAAATGGTGCCTAAATGAACATCTTTCTATAAAGCTCTGAAATCTTGAATTGGCAAATATATTATAGTCGAATATCAATACATTATAACAGACTGGAAAAGATGACCCCTACTAATTAGTTAAAAGTAGTTTTACGTACCTTCGGACAACGTCCGTGGGAACCCATTTCCCATTTAGTTATTTGACCCAGAGTGATGACTGACCGAAGGACGGATAGAATCCATGGCCAATAGACTAATTGGACTATGTAAGCCACTCAACACCCAAATATGTCTGAAtttatttaattcaaaattGGCACAGTGGCAATTTTATCGTTAACAGTCTGCTACCGTTCATTTAACTGTCATGATTTCGTTCCAAATTCGGCATACACAACTGTATCAATTTATTGTGCGGTACAAACCAATATGCCTGCCAAGCGGTTATTACGACATGGCGATAATTATGTGCAGGGTCATCACTTGAGCACTCAAGTACCGATAGTGGCATCTAGACACAGGAAAATTTGTGATACAAATGTAATCAGAATATGGCCGTTACCTGTTTCTTTCTAAATAATAACATTAATAAATCCCAAGTCTTTAAAACATTGTTTGATTTGCATCAGCTGTCTTTGTTGCGATTTTCAATATACTTAGTGTTTGCATAGCAGTTTTGGGGCGAATTCTTGACGCAGTTAATCAGATGTAAGTGTGTTAAGCCATTATGATCAGCCTCTCTAATCTATCGACCAAGCGGAGATTGTCACATTGACATTGATTTGTAAACCTGATTTGGCATAGGAAAATTATTTTTAGATCAATAATTGTTACATGTGAAGTTTTCGGCGTTAAGACTCATTTTATATGTACATTGTTATAATGTAGCTTAGGGATGATAGAAATAGAAAAATTATAGGTCGCTAATGGTATCCGTGAAAGTACGCGTATTTATCGAGCTTGTTAAGCAGTGAATTACGTGTGCGAATGCAAACACTAGATGTTCAAGACGAAAACTTTGTAGAATTGTttatagcattcatttgaagcGACTTAtaattttatgttcaaaataaaatatttatattcatttCCCAAACAGAAAGGAGCAAGAAAACGGCTTGCAAACAAAAGATGAATAACTTAAGACCGAACATTTAAATCTACAAGGTCAAATAGAGAGTTACACCTGTTCACATGTGCGATTCTGTTGTTATTGTCGAATATCTtatcgtattcgttttcgtatttaAGTCGTTGAACATTAATATTCCGCGCGAGCGGAAGTTTAAGCGCTGCTATAAAAATACATTGGACGAGCAGCATATAACGATGTCAGTAATAAATTTAATCACTTTTCAAATCTACTTTTTTCTTGTAGTTTTTCCAATGGAAAAATTGTTCTAATTGGAGGAAATATTTCTAAACAAGAAGTCAAATACTGCATTGTTTCGGATAGGTTTTCATGTTTGCCTAAATTAACattaacattttgttttgtccTATTTGCTTAAAATAATCATCGAGTTGTACAAAGAAAGTTACTTTATTGGCCGTAAATTGATTACTTTTTGTAGCAATACCATCTCACAACTTTTCTAACTGTTCCGTGGGACAGAAGAAACAGTACATGTCCCTCACAAGTTCGCCAAGGGGAAGGCCTTGTAAAAATGTCGGGAAAGAACCACTTAAATTGCAAACGAAAAGTGAAGAAAGTTGGAAGAAAAATGCAACACACGTATATATTTAAAATGGCCCTGCACCTCTAATGTACTTACAACATGAACGTAACAATAGGGGAAAATAGAATAAGTGAAATGACTAGAAATAAAGACAGAGCACCATGAGCTACTGGGGTTGTTTCCTCACAGCAATTTTCCCATGACAATCCGTTCAAAAAGTAGGCAGTCCCTTGTCATGCAGACTGAAGAATTGAGCAGCAACTGCCCTCGATCAACTAAGAAAGGAACCCCGAGACGTGTTAGTAGCCGCAGTTCTGCCTAGTCGGCGAACTTGAAAAGTGGCTGGTATACTCAACCTGTAGTTCAGCTCACTCACCCCAACTCGGTAACTTTGCACATTTGTGACTATGGCTCGGAACATGTCCCAGTACAGGCAAAAGTTCAGGAGTAACAAACTGACAATGAAGACAAAGTTTGCAGAAGTGACAGAAACACTTTTTGCGGTAGCCATGTATTTCTAGTTCAAACACGTCCATATATTACTATTATGTTATGTCACATTTCCAAACTTGGTGCTGCTTTGTGCCACGCCGACAAGTAAATGTGTTAGTGTAGCTGTTTGACGTTCAGTGTTCATTACCAAACACAAACACGACAAAACATACATCCAATATAATTTGTGACAGTATACATATAATGACAATCGATGACTGGCTAGTGTCATCGTCGAAAAGGACGTGAGAGTTTCCTTCAATTATGTGTGGGTGTTCTTCTGATTTTAGGGTAAATTATGTTATTCCTCGGTTACTTTGCAATCCATATTTTATGTTTACAACTCATTGATTACATAAACAGGTCCCATTTTGTCTTTCAGCACTCCTATAATCTCACGATTCAATTTTCTTGACTATATATTCACTTGGAATAAGTGTCAATGAATTAGTGTAATATGATCTAACTTATTTAAACAACATTCGGCTGTTGTCAGTATACGAAAAATACCAAATCAGACATTCTGGCATTGCATTTAATAATAAATCACTTTCCTGGCATAGATTGGCATCTCATAAAATTACGTATAggtgtaaaatattgaaaagagcAAGTACTGTCACAGTGAAAACAACTGAAGGGATGCCATGAATATCATGGATAAAAATGATTAAATAATGAAGAAACACTACTCGAAAATAAGAGTGAAAAACACGAAGACTAAAACGGTTATAAAATGATAATCAGttagaaaataaaacaataaatgaTTGCTGAAGTCAATCGAGTACTTTCTTAGTTATAATCTCTTTCCTGATTTGATACAGTAAATATGTTCAggtgaatatgaataattcgTTATAACAGATAAATTTTGCTACTTGAAATAAATGCAAAGAGGATTGTTCAATAATATTTAGATTCTACACATATAAagtatatgaaatttcaaagagaaacaaaagttccatacaaatatttacgaagtatatattatattaaCCTAGTAAGAAGCAGAAATCTATTACTCAAAATCGAATAATCGATCTTTTGTCGAACTGTTAAATTTTCACGAATTGTAAATTACTATTGTGCGGGTAGTAATATTGTAACGAGGCGAATAAGAGCCCTACAGCTCTACAAAACTTGGACAAGTCAGCAAAGCCGTCTCAATGTTACACTGAAAGCATTTTAACTAAACCCCGCTAACTTACAGAGTATGTACAATGAAGCGAAGTTGATATCACTGTGATTTAAGGATATCGGTTTGGCGAAAACCTGTGTCACCAATAATCCTTTCCGTTAGTATCTTCCATTCGAAAACGAGAACTAATATGAACACAAACACGAATTAAGGAATAAGTTCAACATAATTTCATATATCATGTGTAAACCGTTTTTGGCATTGGACATTTTATCCTGACGTTATAATCAAAGAACACCAGGGAAGAACATCATTCAGGACATTCCTGCAATTTCTTTCAGTTCTTTTTACCTTTCCATTAAAGTTAGCCAGCTTTGAATTCACGTCTATAACATGCCATAAGCATACATGAAACCACGCCTAGACTGATAATGATGGACATGGGCATGTGAAATGCCTTGAAGTGAAAACTTTGTCACGTCGTTTCTAATTTATAgcgatatttcaaatttatcaattgaTAATTAGGAAGGGTGGGAAATTCATAAGCAAATAACAGGAATGAacaattttacatttatgtcagaTTCATTAATATTCTACTACAGTTCTCTTACCTCCAATCAAAATTACgttataaacaacgtaaagcTATGATGAGAACATAGTAATGATTTATCAGACATAGTTGCAGATACAAAAAACGAACGAAAGCCTTGCTTTTGTAGCGGCTGGAACTGTTGTACTAGACAAAATACTGTTTATGGTCATTTGTTATATTGACATAGATTTTATATTCCATGTGATGTGATGCAATTTGatgctaagggactggacagaaattagaGGGGACAGCCGATGTTTTTCGGGGTTGGGTTGCAATTTtccgcgcaagcatttttgaagggtcatgaaatttcacacaTGCTTTTTGAggggtcacaattttttgcgCAATTATTTGAAGCCAAGATATGGCTGATATAGCACTTCGTCCATAAAACCATactacatgggagtctattgggcaaactagtAACAATTTTTTCCTTCAAAACACGCTATATTTGTTCTTCTATAAATGATTAatgatttatgtaaatgtactttgcctGAAGAGGGAGGTAAAAAGGGCATGtatgtacaagaaatatgattttttcatcgaaaatgttgattcacttcacatgggagtctacgacaaagctatgaataatttttttccaatataaatctagcaatatttgttcatttataggcatttgataattgatataaatgtacttgataagaataggatggttacaagtgcatatgtgtacaagaaatatgatttggaatttcacagaaaagtTTGatccactgtacatgggagtctatgactaaactatgaataattgttttccagcataaaactagcaatatatgtgcatttatagacattggataattgacataaatgtacttggttagaataggatggttacaagtgcatatgtgtgcaataaatttgaatttggaatttcactgatacCAATTTCACTATACTagtacattgtagtctatgagaaattATGAATACGTTTTACAATACTAAACAAactaaatttgtttttttacgtggttgacaattgatacaaatgtaaatgTTCAGAGTAGGATGTGTGAAAatgcagatgtgaacaacaaatattgaaatttcacacaaaaatataaattcacCTCTCATGGTAGTCTAGGGGTAATCTATTAAACATTTTCCCCAACAAACCTTGCtttatctgtgcatttataggtCAATGTTGTTAGATAGTGTCTTATAAGCTGTAATAAGTTTCTTCACAAATAATAATAGTGCTATCTGTACAATTACAAGCCAAACTATAAATGAAGGTTAACATTACAGCCATTGTCCTGTTTTGATTTTAAATAGCCAATTGTACTTCAAGTAGTTGATAGAattatatattgtgaaatgtgacctttttcattgaaaaaacttGCATAAAACGGATTATTTTACGGGCTAAAAAGTatactttgaaagttcaaaggtcaaatgagaaattagaTTTAAATTAGGACTATATTGATATGGAATGTGACATGCGGGGGGTCACTGTTATTTTCGCGCATGCATGGAAATTTCATTGTTCCTCGACAGTGATGTTCACTATGTGTAGTTATTTCAGCAtgtaatttacatttcaatagaAATTTTCCCAGAATCATGTATGAGCACAGTTCAAGATTactcaggtgccgccaactggtaatttcatcaatttcgcaaaatcatcacaaaacatcttttgaaggctgatataccaatttcacttatttttgaccttgacctaaaatttggaggggaaagtagagctgttcgtaactgccctcctaTTGGCATGCacggaaaatgtgtcctcccaCTGAATTTGATGCCCACTACCCTCCAGtgtctatggtctgcccgctccccactccccacaacaattcaagctccccactgcttCTCCCCACTACTAAAATTCCCGTTACCCACAAGATACCCATTAGCAACCCAGATCAGCACAAAACCGTGCGAGAAGCTAACAGTaaaccttggaacattgctcccatCTAAGTTAGGGGCCTAATCttccctcaagttctatcaaccgtGGCTTTCCCCTCCCTCAACGTATTTCCCGTACCCCCTGTCAACAATTTTCTCCCTGCTcatggaaaataatgaaatttcttcgcCATCCATTGTAAATATCGATTTTTTCTCCCTGTACGCTCACCCGCGGATTACtgttgaaatttgcccgcccgctgaaaaactgcgtACGAACAcatttttgcacgaacagctttaGTGAAGTAACTGTGCAGATTTCTTTCGAAAATTGTTCTGTAATTATTCCGTGGCTAGATAATGTCAGAATTTCCTAGAATGGATGTTTCAGCTGTAAATATAGGACGGCATAACGATAAGAGTAGGGTAAGGATTTCATTCTGATCCGTCTGGGACTGATCTGTCTTGACTCAGTATTTCATCCAGTTATTTTGGAGAACTGGTGACAGCAGTTGCTGTGCCGTCTCTCACTTAAGTACCATAGCCTTTACACTGTTTTGAAACTTCTTATCAATTAAGGTCTACATGTTGGTTTTGAATACATTTGTTTCACAAGAAAATCGCTGACGTCGTCTGCCTTTCGGTTTTAACCAATTTAATTAATCAATATGCCTTTAGATTTTTTTACTGTGTGAATCGTAACTAGTGATCTCAATAGTCAAGCGTTTGTATTTCAAACTTAAAGACATCGAAAGGCATATATCTATATCAAGTTCCGCTGTGCCATCTGGATACAAAGTATGCCGTGAAATACCTGCTGTAGCTACTGTGCAAGTACATTTATGCAGTGGTTGTCGCGGTCTATTACAACAACTTTGCGAGGAACGTCATTGGTCAGCGCAATTCCAACAGGCCAAACAACACCATCTTTTGAATCAGCTATGCAGGAAATGAATCTTCCTCTGCTGTTAAACTTCTGTACTCTCCTGTTGCGCTGCTCCGAAACGTACACATTTCCTTCTGCATCGACTGCTACACCTTCCGGGATATTCATGGTACCAGGCACTGAGCCGTAGTCACCAAAGCAATACAGCAATGAACACTCAGAACTGAATACCTGGATACGACAGTTGTTCAAATCTGGCACGAATACCATTCCCTTGTTGTTTACAGCTGGAAGGTCCGGCCCGAAGAACTCTCCGGGATCCTCACCGTATCTTCCAAAGGATTTGATGTGATCACCCAATTTAGAGAATTTCCTGACACAGTGAGTCGTTTTATCTGTGTCATCTGCTTTGCCATCATAGTCAGTCACATATAGAGTACCATCGAGTGGACTGATCGCTATTCCCCGTGGATATTTCATATCAGGATGCTTGAAGTGTCTCAGAAACTGCCCATTCTCATCACTCACAATTACCTGTTTGTTGCCATAGTCAGTCATGAAGTACTCGTCGTCGGCTGATATGGCAACATCCTTTGATTGGAAACGATTCTCAAACTTTGTAAACGTGAAACTCCTTTTGTAGTCCCCCTCGCTGCCAATGATTTGGATCCTTCCATTACCATAATCTGCAGCGACAAAGTCACCGTGTTTGTTGATGGCAATTCCAGTGGGGTACATGAATTGACCCTTCCCCGTTCCTTGAGTGCCAATTGTTTTGACCAGTCCTTTGTTGAATCGAATTTCCAGGGGAGATTTCGGTAATGGTTGGCTATTGATTGTTATGGCAACTTTATATCTTCCTGCCATTTGTCCATGCAGTGTAATACCATATGTACCATCTTTGTTATCAGTTATTTTCATGTCCTGCAGAGAACCATCAGGTCTTCTCATGCTAGCCCTCAAGCCTTGACAAAGTGTGGCCTGTCTCCCTTGCCTGTCTCTTGTTATGATGACCATGTTTGCCACATCACCTGTCCATAGTTTTCTTGGCGTATTTTCTATGGCACACTTTGGAATGTATACCTCGGGCCCAAAGGATCCCAACATTCCCTCTTCCTTTGGACCAGTAGTCGGATAGAATCTGATTAGGTCAGGGTCCTCTGGAGCCTTGATTTCTGAGTCAGCAAGGTCACCAATGCGACGCATCGTTTCCTGTTTTGAGGAAAGAAGCTTGGATGCATCCCCATTTTGGATCTGTGCTTCAATATGATCACACGTCGTTGAAATGCTGCCATGTTTAAGTTCGCATCCATCGAGCTCTGCTTTTGCTATTTTCAAGTACCGATTATACTCCGTATTCAACTCGTCAATTACTCTTTTCTCTTCCCTCACAACCATTTCTCTAACCTCTTCTACTTTCATCTTTACTTTCATTTCTTCCTCTCGATACCACATTTTGACACGTTTTTCGTTGTCTGTTGCTAAAGATATATACCCTCTAGCTTCTTCTTCTCGAACCTTAAGCCTTGTGATTATATTTGCTAAATATTCTGAGTATTCTTTTCCCACATCCGTTAAATCTCTGTGATTATGACTTGGAATGTTATGCGTCACCTCAATGCATTCAGAACAGATAGGAACCTGGCAGGTGTCACAGTAAAACTTAACAACGTACCCAGGGTGTGTGCTGCAGTACGCTTTGGTATCTACCTGGACATTGGACGATCTGGTTTCGC
This genomic window contains:
- the LOC139141198 gene encoding tripartite motif-containing protein 2-like, whose translation is MASAAPSKSDKIIKEISEDFLCCPVCLEQYKNPKVLLCNHSFCEQCLAALVAKTGEVICPTCGRPCQLPNGGVADLQGNFFIESLIDIVEPSESHDDPALCQGCDENTALNKCLDCNIDLCQSCTKPHRTIPTTRNHKIMKLAECSETRSSNVQVDTKAYCSTHPGYVVKFYCDTCQVPICSECIEVTHNIPSHNHRDLTDVGKEYSEYLANIITRLKVREEEARGYISLATDNEKRVKMWYREEEMKVKMKVEEVREMVVREEKRVIDELNTEYNRYLKIAKAELDGCELKHGSISTTCDHIEAQIQNGDASKLLSSKQETMRRIGDLADSEIKAPEDPDLIRFYPTTGPKEEGMLGSFGPEVYIPKCAIENTPRKLWTGDVANMVIITRDRQGRQATLCQGLRASMRRPDGSLQDMKITDNKDGTYGITLHGQMAGRYKVAITINSQPLPKSPLEIRFNKGLVKTIGTQGTGKGQFMYPTGIAINKHGDFVAADYGNGRIQIIGSEGDYKRSFTFTKFENRFQSKDVAISADDEYFMTDYGNKQVIVSDENGQFLRHFKHPDMKYPRGIAISPLDGTLYVTDYDGKADDTDKTTHCVRKFSKLGDHIKSFGRYGEDPGEFFGPDLPAVNNKGMVFVPDLNNCRIQVFSSECSLLYCFGDYGSVPGTMNIPEGVAVDAEGNVYVSEQRNRRVQKFNSRGRFISCIADSKDGVVWPVGIALTNDVPRKVVVIDRDNHCINVLAQ